Below is a window of Pedobacter africanus DNA.
TCATGGACGGCTTTAAAGCAGCTTTAGGTGTAAAATGCGGCTTCTGTCATTCGCCGAGAAAAGACAACCCTAAAAAGCTGGATTTTGCCAGTGACGACAATCCAAAAAAGGAAATTGCAAGGAACATGATGCGGATGACTGCCAAGATCAACAAAAAGTATTTCCACGAAAAGGATAAAGAAGGAAAACTGATCAATATTTCCTGCGCAAGCTGCCATAACGGAAAAGAGGAACCTGTTACCATTAAAATCTAAGTCAGAAAAATTACCATCTCAGAGGAGACCTAGCGTCTTTCCAGTTTTTCTGTGAAAGAAAAACTGGAATTATGCAGGCTCTGAAGAGAATGGTTATTTTTCCTATTACCAGAGCCTGATCCTGTCTTCTGGTTTTTTGTACAGCTTATCTTCCGGATTTACATCAAAAGCTTTATACCAGGCGTCCATATTTACGGGGGCGCCGATGGTGCGGAACTCGCCAGGTGAGTGCGGATCGGTTTTGATCATTTGTGCAGCAGTTTCCGGCAGGATATTTCCCCTCCAAACCTGCGCCCAGGATAAAAAGAAACGCTGATCTGGTGTAAAACCATCTATTTTATCATTGCCCTGGCCTTGTCTGGTCATCTTAAAGGCTTCATAGGCTGCATTTAAACCACCCAGGTCGCCTATGTTTTCACCCATGGTGAATTTGCCGTTCACCGGGATAGTGTCCAGCACCTTGTAGCCATCAAACTGCT
It encodes the following:
- a CDS encoding c-type cytochrome, translating into MQYKKTITFSILLGTAVLLSAFMPQQQEPKPTNLKVLPKNISHDDLDEVMDGFKAALGVKCGFCHSPRKDNPKKLDFASDDNPKKEIARNMMRMTAKINKKYFHEKDKEGKLINISCASCHNGKEEPVTIKI